The genomic region AATCGCATTAATTTTTATTAGATGCTCTTCATTATGTTAATAATCTAGTAATAATCATTATTCAGTTACAATAACAAAGGTGGGTAATAAATGGGTGATATCAGACTGTTCAGGACATCTGGTGAGAAGGCAGAAGAATTATCAAGTTCCTCTGTTGCACTTGAGAAGTCACTTCAAACGTATATGGAAAGAAATCTTGAAACCTTGCTGGGCATTAAGCTAATAGCAAGCGAATACTCTACTGGCAAAACACATGGTGGAAGAATTGATACACTTGGGATTGATGAAAACGGCTGTCCTGTCATTATCGAGTATAAAAGGTCTCTGAATGAGAACGTTATCAATCAAGGTCTTTACTATCTCGACTGGCTATTGGACCACAAAGCTGAGTTCCAGTTGAAGGCAATGAATGTTCTGGGCATGAATGGAGATGATATCGAGTGGATTCCTCGGCTTTTATGCATTGCTGGTGATTTTACCAAGTATGACATACATGCAGTTCAGCAAATTAATAGGAATATTGAACTTATAAAGTATCAGAAATATGGTGATGAATTATTGCTTTTGGAGTTAATCAATGCAACAAACGTTCAAAGCAGTGATGATTCAACTACAAAGATTAAGGATATTTCTAAGAGTTCAAATTATAAGACATTTGGAATGAACTACAATCAATGTGACGATGAACTTAAGGACTTGTATGAATCATTAAAATCCTTCATCGAAGCATTGGGTGATGATGTACAGGTAAAGGAATTAAAGTTTTATACTGCATTTAAAAGACTTAGCAATTTTGCTTGTGTGGAGATTCGTCCTCAAATACGACACATAGTTGTATATGTAAAACTCAACCCTGTAGACGAAGTTAATGAAGGCGGATTTACTCGTGACGTCCGGAAAATTGGTCATTATGGAACAGGTGACCTTGAAATCACAATTAAATCTGAAGAAGACTTGAAAAAAGCTGAAGGTTTGATTGCCAAAAGCTATGAAAATAGCTAATCAAGTATTGGTTTGGTGTTGAAGGAATCACTTCCTTCAATCACTATCTCCATTAATCATAAATTCTGCATAAACCGGATAGTGGTCCGATACATCAGTTGTTAGCTCCTCATCAAGACCATACACCAAATCAAACCTGAACACACCTAATTCACCTGTAATGTCACTATCATCAGTCAGAATTATCCTGTCATAAGTGTAATCTGTGGACTTTGTCGTTGTGTCCTGGCTGTCATCGATAATCCAATAGTATTCATCAAGGTCCGATGTTCCATCCTCATCGAAATAACTTCCATCAGCATTCAGGTCTCCCATGATAATGAAATCACTTTCTTCTGGATTCTGTGACTGTGCATAGGATAGCACATCATCGAGTGCATTAATCTCCTCAGTGGCTTCATCAGGGTCAGTATGGATAACAATGAGAGTTGCATCATAATTGCCTTGTAGAGCTTCTATGGACGCAATATAGGGTTGTCTGTGGAATGGGTCAGTACCATTTGGTTCAGGATAAGTATAAGCGTCATTGACAGACACAGTGGCAGTGTTGTAGATGTAAGCATACTGCTCCTTTGAGGTCGTCCTGCCAAGCCTTTCACTTACTACGTAATCATATTCAGAGCCATCTGAATTCACAAGGTCTACAAGTTCAGGAAGAGCGGTCTGTGATTTATCCCGGATTTCCTGTATTGCAATTACATCGTAGGTTCTAACTATGTCAGCAAGTACATCCATGACCTCAGGTTTATCGGCTTTTGTGACACCGAAGACCTGAACATTGAATGCACCTATTCGCAGTGTATCTGATGTTGGCACATTGACTTCATCCGGCGTAGATTCTTCAGTGGTGACTATTTCATTGACAACAGGCATTTGTTCCGGCATTTGCTGTTCGATTTCAGTAACCACATCACTGATTGTTTCAGTGCTATCAGAAATACAGCCAAAGGTTAGCGAAATAAGTATGAGTATTGCAAGTATTTTCGTTTTCATTGTGTCCCCCTCTAAGAGATAGATAAAACTATTAGAATATTCATAGTTTTAATCATTCACTACATTTCAATTATAAGGTGGAAATTAATTAAAAATATTTATGTAGATGTAATTGATAGTGATGTCTGTGGCATGCATACAATATGGTAAAAAATCACCAATTTTGAACCAATCAACCTACATGCCACCTGTTATTAATCACATGTAAAAAATCTAATCAGCATATCAATTAAGTTTATTCAAGATATTATTCACTGTTTCTTCTGTAGTTTCACATCTTGCTTTCTGTTCTACTAAGAATGATTTTTGCTGCATGTACATTTGTGAATTATAGTCCTTTAGTGAATTTTTGTTTTCTTCCATGAAAGCAAGCATATCATTGATATGCGTTTCAAATACTTCACATTCAACTTGCAAATTTCTTCCTGCACTTCTAACTTCACTTGCTTTTAAACTCAGTTCATTTTGAGTTGCAGATGATGTTCTCGTTGCATAGGACATTGCATTAACTTTTGCCATGTAGTCATTGTATTCCGTTAATTTAGCGTTCCAATTATCTACATCTTCATTAAAAGCATCTACACGTATTTTGTACTGCGAAGAATATGCGTTATATTCGTCAATAACTTCTTGATTTGGATTCTTTTGAGATGAAATCACACTAACTGAATTTGTGCTTGAAACACCGCTTGTCCAATACCTATCAACAAGGACATTCATATAATCCTCAGAAACACTCTCCACAGAAATAAAAGTTCTATCGGTCAAAACTTGTACATCATATGTTTTGGTGAAAAAACCTCTTTCTCCAATTAACCAAATATGCTCTACAACCTTTACGTCCGAAAAGTAAGCAGTATCTGATTTTAATTCACCCCATCCATTTATAGAACCTGTATCATTGGACATATCAATAATTAAAGGTGCAAATGTCCAATAGCAAATAAGTAAAGAAACTATTACAATAGGAGTTAAAACAAATTTGTTGTTGAAGATTGATTCTTTTTTCTTAGTTTTTCTATTGGAATCTTCTGAGTAGTAACTGTTCCATTCATTAGGTGGAAAACCTTGATACCTATTCTTTTCAGCTTCTTTTGCAGCATTGTAAAGCTCATTTTCGATACGGTTTCCCATCTCTGCATCACTTATTCGATAATTTGGTCCAGCTTGACCATTACTCATGAAATTCTCTCCACAATTTTATCACTTGAATACCAACTATTTTTATCAAATAATATACTTTTTAATTGTATAAAAGTATCGCATATATTCAATTGTTAAAATTCGAAAATACCTGAAGGTTTGCATAAGATTATCAAAATACTCGCATGCTGTATCAGATAACACATACAAATTATTTGCATGGTAACTTCTGATGCTATTATGACGGTATGTTAGAATTATCTAAAATGTAGACAAGCTCATTATTTTGTAATAAATCGATATCAATAGCCTGTCATATACGACTATATACAAAGATATCGTATAATAAGCTAGTGGGAATTGATACAAATACAGCTGCCATAATCAACTGATTGTAAAATATCGATTGCATCATAAATGGGGGTATTTTTGATGATAAACTTTATTTTAAGGGAAATTAAGACTGAAGCTGATTTATTAAATCATATAAGTACAGGCAATTTGTCTCACTTATTTATCAATATTAAAGAGCTCAAAAAGCTCAAGATGTCATGTTGCAAAATTAATGATGTTGTGTTTTTTAAAACAGAGCTTGAAAATATAGACTTTCCTGACAGTGAAAAAATAAGTTTTCAAGGCTGCCAATTAGTAAATTGCAACTTTAATAACACAAAACTAAAAGACTGCAACTTTACAACTGCTAAGTTAATTGATTGTAGGTTTGAAAACACTAAATTAAGTACTTGCAGATTCCGTGGTGCTGCAATCTCAAAAAGTAATTTCAAATATGCTCAAATAAACATGGTAACATTTGAAGATGCGAAAATTAATTGTTGTGATTTCTACAGAGCATCATTTTTAGGTGTAGTTGTTTTTAGAGATTGTGAGATGGAAAATAGCAGTTTACATTATACTCTTTTTGCTGATGGTGCAATTATCAGAAGAGATAACCTCAAAAATGATAAGATTTTACAGCAAAATAATGGGATATATAAGGATTTTTTAGAGGATGCTAGGGACAAAGCAGTGAATAAAGTAGGATGGGATGTAAAAAAGTCAATGTCTGAAAGATTCCGAGATGCTGAAGATATTTACCGAGCTTTAAGTGCACTATGGTTGAGTAAAGGGTATATGAGCGATTCAAATTGGGCATATGTACAAGCTAGAAGAATGGAGTGTGAAAAGCTAAAGCTTGAATTAAAAGAAATACCCAAAAATGAACGCACTTCTACTAAAATATTAATAAAAAAAATAGTCATTTTTCAGAATGAATTAGTTGGGTTCCTTTTTGGTTATGGCGAAAGTCTGAGAAAAGTGGCATTTACATATCTACTCATATTTGTTTTATTTGCAGCAGCATATTTCATATCGCTTCCCGATGCAACTTTTAAAGAAGCGTTAGCATTGAGCTTTTATTCTATGCTTCCTTCGTCGTTAGAATTGAGTCTTAGTTATTCCCTAACAAATGTACTCATCACAGTTCAAACAACAATGAGCATAATATTAGCTGGAATTCTTGGGTTTGTACTAGCAAACAAAATAAGATGTCAATAATTGGTATTTTATGTAGCAAGCATAGAGATTTCACATATTGAAGACCTGAAAGTGTCTGAAAGCCTGCATGTGGTTCTCGAAATGCTCACAGGCAATATCATAGCTTCCCCATCCACAGGCATTCCCTAGGATGATGTGCTTAAGTACAATATCAGGAAGCAAGTCAGTTGATTGTGTTTCAATGAAGGACTGAACGTCAAGTGAGGTCAATGCACCTGTTCTCAGAGTTTTGCGATATTCATTGATTCTGTTGTAGAGGTCTTCTTCACTTTGGATGGGTGTGTCGTTCATAGAAGTTGGTATGTAGGCAGTATATATGCTGATACTCCAAGCAGGTTGAAAGTATTCATTCATCTATCAAACAGATTTCACATTCTCATGACAAAAATACCGGCAACACATCACAATTCCAGAAGATGCATATATTTATCGTTTAGCTATCTGCAACAACAATCCTATAATCTCGGATTAGATATCTTTAACATATATAATTTTATAGAGTATATATTCCTCATTATAGGTGATGATTAAATTGTCTGAAGATGAAAGAGCTTATTTAGATTTCGAAAGAATCCGTAATGAACATATTGATTTTTATAAAGACTATACTTCATTTGATGATTTCAATGACAAAAAGAAGGAATGTTTCTTCACTGATAATTTAAAAATCTTCTCTCAATACATATATCTAATTAATTCTCTGAGAAATGAAAATATAATAGACATGAAAATCAACTATTCATTGTTTGGTATGGCCTATGAATTTCTTCTAAAAATATGTGCCTTAAAGATAAATTGGGATGAATATTTTGAATCCTATAAAACAAACCATAGAAATCGAAATTATAACTATGTAAAAGAATATGTATTGGCAGATTTGGATAACAAATTAAGTTCGGAACAATATCAGCGTTCTGAAGAAATAATGACATTTGTTCAACTTCAAAGAAATCACTTTGTTCATAATCTTTTTAAAGGCATGGACCACTATGCAATTCCAAAGCAAATGTATGAATTAATAGCGGTTTTAGTTGTTATTTACAAATTGAGTTTACCTAAAGAAGTTGTAGCTTACATACAAAATGGCATTAATAACAATAGTTTTTCCCATGGAATGGACTTTAAAGAAGTAGGATTTGAAGTCTACACTGATAAATTGAGTGACTATGCCCTAGATATACCACTTTTCAATGATTATTGGTAAAATAATGTTGTTTACTTTCCCATAAAGGCTTCCACATATAATTGCAAAGAATAGACTCAAAACCAGCACTCATTGAATCTTAGTAAGCTTGTACTTTACTGGTTTTTCGATTACTTCTAACTTTGCTCTTTTGATATTGTTTTTATCAATCCATTCATGTAGATAATTAGTTCCTTTCACATTTTTGTTATCGTAGGCTGTCCGTAAATGCTTACATTTAGAAAAAAAGGAGTCAGGTAGATGAGAATAGAATGTTTTGCCATCAATTTCAATCTCTATGTCCCTATTAGTTTCATCGAACAAATTATGTGCATCTTTTCCAATTTCAACTTGATATCTTTTATTTGGACCATGCCAGCTTATCCCACAATCACGATACATTTTGAACACCTTATGCTCTATATTGTTCAAGAATTCAGATAAATCCTGCTGTCTGTGGAGATTTCAGGCACTTTTCCTTGCATTGATAGCTCTGATACATTCAGGGTCTGAAACCCAACATTGCAAACATTGCAAATCACATCAGTAGGTCTCTTACTGTTGGTTTTGTGGTTCTATGTTGTTCATTGTCGTTGCTGTAGATGAGTGTTGTCACTGTAGTCAGCGTCCAAATCAACGACACCTAAATACACACAGCCCGATTGCATGCGATAAAATCTTAAAATCGAGGACAGCAGCATTAACCACTAAGGTCACTTTTCACTCTTAGTAGATTTCAAAAATTGCAGGTCAATTCTCCGATAACTTCACCATTCTTTCGTATCAGATTGCAATTTACCATTCGTGTTGTTCTTGCAGCCCTTTCACTGCTCCTAGATGGTTTCATATGCTGTTTGTACCACTCAACAGGAACTTTATAGATGGTATAATTGTGAATATCATCTTCCTGTTTCTCTTTGTTTTCGAGTACTGCAACAATGCTCTGAATATTTTCAAGAACGTTTAGTGTTACACCTACAGCTGAAGTCTTCTTATGTGCCGACTTCAATACAACCCTTTGACCGTCCAGAATGACTTCATTGCTCTTTGTTCCAGTATTCAATAGTTCTGTACCAAGATTTTGAGCTGCATATACAGCCATACGATGACCGAAATTATTCCCAGCTCTGCCCGTATTTTTATTTTGTCCCATATATCGCACCCTCACAAGTATTGTTCTAAATTTCCTGCAAACTCTTCGAAGCCTATTGGACAGTATTTAACATCACCGAATAATCTCTTATATCTGTCATGGACACCCTTGCTTGCCATGTTTTCTTGTACGTTTTCATCCATATTTTCATCATTGTCATTTTCGCTATAATGTTCGTTTTTTTTGTCAATAATGATAATTTTAGGATGAATTCCATTTTGTCTAAACAATGACCTTTTCAGCAAGTATTGAATATGTATATCAGCTTCAGGCATAGAATATCCAATGAAGTATATTCGTGTAGCATTTTGGAGCACCTTTTCTGCTTGGAGCCAAATAGACACAAGGAATGGATTCTCATAAGCTTTTGTAAAAGTAGGTGGGACAACTATTGGTTTTTGTTCAGATGCACCATCTTTACAAAAAGGAGAATCACAGGGTTCTGAATCTTTGAATATATCATCCACGATACCTTTCCTTTTTGGTGTTATTTTTATTGAATTGCATGTTGGACAATATATCCAATTCAGGCTCCCATGTAGTTTCAGCAAAGGAACATTTTTTACCCTTGGAACGGACCAAGTATCATCATTTTGATGCCTACTTCTTCTATGTTTTTCATTTCGAAATCTTATTCCATAGTTAAGGTCAATATTAGAAGCTCCTCTATCGCCGAGTTTTGTCAATGCATTGTCAAGTAATATGTCATAATTTAAGCTTATAAAACTGCATTTATTCCATCTACCAGGATACATGGTTAATAAATTGTCAACAAAATCATGATGATAGCCTCGTGGATTTTGTAATTTTTCGTATAAAACACTACATATGCAGTAAATTAAATTATCTCGGAGGGAGCTAAGTTTTTTAACATCCCACTTAGGTGACATGTTTTCCTGTTTTTGTAATGCAATATCAATTGGTCCAAGAACTTCTTCAAAAGTAGGGAGATTTGAAATCTCACAGTTGTTGTGGTAAATATCACTTAAGTATTCTTTCACCATTTTCACTTTATTATTACGAGGAAATTGCCTAAATGATTCCTCTAATAATTGATTAGTAATGATTCCTCCTTCAGGCTTGGATGCCCCTGCTCCAAAGAAGAAAACAACTTTCTCTTCATCCCAATTTATTACCCCATCATTCATAATATGGATTATATTAAACAATGGTATTTACGTATGCCGAAATAATTTTACTCGGTATTTATCTTCTTTCCAATAAGCTGAAGCATTTGGAATAGTAAGGTTCTTGGCAGTATGTAGAAAGTTATATTCCATCTTTTTAGTCGTAAGTATCAATTCGAAAAATACTTAATGAATATGTAATTTGCTTTATTGTAAGGGGGTTTCCAAATTGAATTATTGGAGAATGTCTTTTAGATTGGGAAGCAATGGTGTCGAGGTATGGGAGCAATGTAGGAAGCAAGGAATTGCTGCTATGGGTTACTACTACAATGGTGAACCTGTTGTAGGCGATTGCAGAAATATCACTGAAAAAGAATTTGATGCTATATGGAGAGAATCAGGTGTTAGGTCAAGAACCGGTAAAAGCAGTCTCAAACATGTTGTGTTCCATATGAAGGAAGGCGATGTAATCTACGCTAAGAAAGGAACTGAAATCGTTGGCAAAGGCAAGATTGCTGAAGAATATGACTATAAACCGGGTATTGTAAAGCAAGATGGTGTTAGATGGGAACATTATGTAAAAGTGGATTGGAACACCGATTTCAAACCGTTTGTTCTTGACCTTAGTGCCAATCAACATACAGTGCTCAAAATCAATCAAGAACGCCTTGCAAGAATTCGTGAAAAAGAATATGGTACTGATATTAATTTAACTCCTGATATTATCGATGAAGTGGCGAGTGCAGAGGAAGGCAAGAAGTATATCAGGGAAGCAAGCTTCAGGCAAAGGAACCGTAAGCTCATTGAGCAAAAGAAAGCCAATTCAGATTATCGGTGTGAAGTATGTGGAATGCGTTATGAAGATGTTTATGGCGAAATTGGAAAGGATTACATTATTGCTCATCATCTAGAACCAATAGGTAATAGGGACGAAGCTGCCAAGACGACACTTGATGATATTGCTCTTGTCTGCTCAAACTGCCATGATATGCTTCATAAGACTAATCCACCAATGAGTATAGAAGAACTACGAACTCAATTATATCAGTGAATTAAAGGGTTCCAATAATGCAACATTCCGTATCTTTCGTTTCATTTTTGCGTATAGGATGATTTTAGCCATATTTTAAAACCCGGATACCTTAGAGCCTTTGGATTTTAAATTAAAGCACGCAGGAAACGTTTTTAAAGAAGATGTTTCATTTTCAAATTATGAAGTATTCAAAAGAATGGTTGCGCCCGGATGAGGCAAAGAAGATACTCAACATACCTGACCTCGAAGAAAAGTATGAAATTTGGGTCATTCTCATGTATTTCCCGGCCCTCCGTGTGACTGAGGCCATACACATTAGACCCAGAGACCTAGATTTGAGGGGTGAATGCGTGGAAATCTGGAAGGGTAAGGGTAAGAAAGGTGAACTACAGAAAGCACCCTGTGAACTGCATATCCTGAAGAGGATAAAGAGATATTGCGAACACCATGACCTCAAAGACACCGATTACATAATGTTCAGCAATAAGTCCGACAAGGTTACACGGTCACATGTCTATAAGGTCGTCAATAAACTCTGTGAACGTGCCGGAATCGACAAGAGAATAGGCACACACACTTTCCGCAGGTCAAGGGCTGAACACCTGTTGGATAATGGCCTCGAACTGACCTATGTCAGTAAGTTCCTGAGACACAAGAACATCAGCACAACTATGGCTTATCTCGATATCAGTGTTGCAGATATTCAGAGAGAATTAGAGAAAATAGAGATGCCTGTGATTGTTTGATGTCGTGCTGAGCAGGGTAAATTCGCCCAGAGAGCATCTTTTTTTGACATCTTGAAGGTTGATTGCTTCAACTGGAATAAATGCCTTAAAACGAGTTTTGCGGTTTCATTATCAGCGGATTTAGTACCTTTTGTATATTATTGATATATTATCGAATATTATAATTGTACAATTGGTATCCGATCGAATTTCATCTTGGTCAACACAGAATTGAGTTGTAAATATTTAATGTGATTTTTTCTGACACGGGTCAGAGTTTGACAGAAATAAATAATTGATGTTTCTAAACTATATTCTGCAATATTCTGTAAGTAGCTTTTACTTCCTCACTGATATTTTCAACACGCTTTCCTGAAGGAACGAACATTACATGTGTCCCGTTGGATTCAATTGTATAATTTCGCCCGATTTTCTCTGCCAGAGATTCATCCATAAAAGAAGAATCTCCGTCCAAGGAGAAGTATTTGTTATAAGCATTTTTAGAGAGCGGTGAACGAGGCTGCAACTCAAAAACAGGAGCATTTTTCTTAAAAATAATACCAGATGACTTAAAAGTACCTCCATGAGAACTTGCAGAACCGGTTATAAAATAACCAATAACTATTGTGATATCAAAAAATATCACCTGCAAGCCATCATATGTACCTGTGAAAACATTGTACACTTTTTGTTTGTTTCCAAGCTGAGTCTGTTCAAAACCAAGAGATGTAACCATTTCTTTTGAATCTGGTTCAAGTCCCATCTCTTTTGCCTGTTTTATCAGGTTTTTTGCTCTGCGTTTCTCATTAAGAATTGTAATGACAATTGCCAGCAGGATAACTATAACAACAAAGCCTGCAAATCCAATAATGAAAATTAGTCTGAAGTCCATTTCACCCAGCTCTAAAAATTAATTATTATCCTATATAATGCTACTTTTTTACATACACGTAATGTTTTTTAAATGTGATTGCTAATTGATATGTGATGTTTGCTGAAAATGAATTTCAAAACATTGAAATTGAAATATATTCAGATGAAATACATTCATTTAAAGATGAGAAAACAGGCCATGAATGGCTTTTCATGGGAGCTCTAATAGTTCCAATTCAAAACAAAAATGAGATATTAAATGATCTAAAAAACTTGAGATGTTTAGGTAATAATAAAGACTATGACAACGAAAATTGTCCCTACAAATGTAAATTCCATAAAAAAAACAATACTGAAATCCATTTTAAGGAATTGGACAACCACATGATAAGATGTATGATATCTAAAAAATGGATTAGATACCTTCGACTTCAAACCAAAAAGAGCCCTAAGTTCTACTTAAATATTTTAGGAATAAATATAACAGGTTTTGACAAAGATGGCTTTGGAGGTAAAAACGAAAAATGGTATCTAAATTTATACAACCGATTCTACAGAACATTGTTGGAAGGTGCTTTTAGCCATAATTTGAAAAAGTACAACCAAATTACAATCTCTAAAATTTGCCATGATGTTGGGCCCCAAGAAAAGCATGATTATTTTAATTATCATATTTTTCAAAAACTAATGGAAAAAGATCGCTATATTATTTCTGAAGACGGCTGCAATAAAGTGTTTGTCCCAACTATTGAGTTTATAGAATCTGATCACAGGAAAAGTGAACAGGAAGAATCAAATTTTATACAACTTGTTGATATCATTCTAGGTTCTACAAAACAATGTCTGTTCAATACATCTAAGAAGAAAGAGAAAAGAGAAGTGGCTTTTGAGTTTACTCCAATATTGGAGTCAATAATGTATGAAGAAAACAAAAGATATCTTTACAATCAGAGTAATTTTGAAAGATTATTTAGTATTTCTTTTTTCAAAAAAGGACTTGATTTGGATTTTCAAGAGAGATTTGCTGACGACGGAGATAAGTATAATAGTAAATTTTTCAATTATTTGCCAATACGCAATAAAGATCCAAAAATGAAAACATTAGACGATTTTTACTAAAAAAAAAAGAAGAGAAAAAAATCTCTTCCTTTCTTCGATC from Methanolobus tindarius DSM 2278 harbors:
- a CDS encoding DUF5655 domain-containing protein gives rise to the protein MGDIRLFRTSGEKAEELSSSSVALEKSLQTYMERNLETLLGIKLIASEYSTGKTHGGRIDTLGIDENGCPVIIEYKRSLNENVINQGLYYLDWLLDHKAEFQLKAMNVLGMNGDDIEWIPRLLCIAGDFTKYDIHAVQQINRNIELIKYQKYGDELLLLELINATNVQSSDDSTTKIKDISKSSNYKTFGMNYNQCDDELKDLYESLKSFIEALGDDVQVKELKFYTAFKRLSNFACVEIRPQIRHIVVYVKLNPVDEVNEGGFTRDVRKIGHYGTGDLEITIKSEEDLKKAEGLIAKSYENS
- a CDS encoding exonuclease/endonuclease/phosphatase family protein produces the protein MKTKILAILILISLTFGCISDSTETISDVVTEIEQQMPEQMPVVNEIVTTEESTPDEVNVPTSDTLRIGAFNVQVFGVTKADKPEVMDVLADIVRTYDVIAIQEIRDKSQTALPELVDLVNSDGSEYDYVVSERLGRTTSKEQYAYIYNTATVSVNDAYTYPEPNGTDPFHRQPYIASIEALQGNYDATLIVIHTDPDEATEEINALDDVLSYAQSQNPEESDFIIMGDLNADGSYFDEDGTSDLDEYYWIIDDSQDTTTKSTDYTYDRIILTDDSDITGELGVFRFDLVYGLDEELTTDVSDHYPVYAEFMINGDSD
- a CDS encoding pentapeptide repeat-containing protein, yielding MINFILREIKTEADLLNHISTGNLSHLFINIKELKKLKMSCCKINDVVFFKTELENIDFPDSEKISFQGCQLVNCNFNNTKLKDCNFTTAKLIDCRFENTKLSTCRFRGAAISKSNFKYAQINMVTFEDAKINCCDFYRASFLGVVVFRDCEMENSSLHYTLFADGAIIRRDNLKNDKILQQNNGIYKDFLEDARDKAVNKVGWDVKKSMSERFRDAEDIYRALSALWLSKGYMSDSNWAYVQARRMECEKLKLELKEIPKNERTSTKILIKKIVIFQNELVGFLFGYGESLRKVAFTYLLIFVLFAAAYFISLPDATFKEALALSFYSMLPSSLELSLSYSLTNVLITVQTTMSIILAGILGFVLANKIRCQ
- a CDS encoding SIR2 family protein; amino-acid sequence: MNDGVINWDEEKVVFFFGAGASKPEGGIITNQLLEESFRQFPRNNKVKMVKEYLSDIYHNNCEISNLPTFEEVLGPIDIALQKQENMSPKWDVKKLSSLRDNLIYCICSVLYEKLQNPRGYHHDFVDNLLTMYPGRWNKCSFISLNYDILLDNALTKLGDRGASNIDLNYGIRFRNEKHRRSRHQNDDTWSVPRVKNVPLLKLHGSLNWIYCPTCNSIKITPKRKGIVDDIFKDSEPCDSPFCKDGASEQKPIVVPPTFTKAYENPFLVSIWLQAEKVLQNATRIYFIGYSMPEADIHIQYLLKRSLFRQNGIHPKIIIIDKKNEHYSENDNDENMDENVQENMASKGVHDRYKRLFGDVKYCPIGFEEFAGNLEQYL
- a CDS encoding HNH endonuclease, whose protein sequence is MSFRLGSNGVEVWEQCRKQGIAAMGYYYNGEPVVGDCRNITEKEFDAIWRESGVRSRTGKSSLKHVVFHMKEGDVIYAKKGTEIVGKGKIAEEYDYKPGIVKQDGVRWEHYVKVDWNTDFKPFVLDLSANQHTVLKINQERLARIREKEYGTDINLTPDIIDEVASAEEGKKYIREASFRQRNRKLIEQKKANSDYRCEVCGMRYEDVYGEIGKDYIIAHHLEPIGNRDEAAKTTLDDIALVCSNCHDMLHKTNPPMSIEELRTQLYQ
- a CDS encoding tyrosine-type recombinase/integrase, which encodes MKYSKEWLRPDEAKKILNIPDLEEKYEIWVILMYFPALRVTEAIHIRPRDLDLRGECVEIWKGKGKKGELQKAPCELHILKRIKRYCEHHDLKDTDYIMFSNKSDKVTRSHVYKVVNKLCERAGIDKRIGTHTFRRSRAEHLLDNGLELTYVSKFLRHKNISTTMAYLDISVADIQRELEKIEMPVIV
- a CDS encoding DUF3800 domain-containing protein yields the protein MFAENEFQNIEIEIYSDEIHSFKDEKTGHEWLFMGALIVPIQNKNEILNDLKNLRCLGNNKDYDNENCPYKCKFHKKNNTEIHFKELDNHMIRCMISKKWIRYLRLQTKKSPKFYLNILGINITGFDKDGFGGKNEKWYLNLYNRFYRTLLEGAFSHNLKKYNQITISKICHDVGPQEKHDYFNYHIFQKLMEKDRYIISEDGCNKVFVPTIEFIESDHRKSEQEESNFIQLVDIILGSTKQCLFNTSKKKEKREVAFEFTPILESIMYEENKRYLYNQSNFERLFSISFFKKGLDLDFQERFADDGDKYNSKFFNYLPIRNKDPKMKTLDDFY